In Apostichopus japonicus isolate 1M-3 chromosome 3, ASM3797524v1, whole genome shotgun sequence, a single genomic region encodes these proteins:
- the LOC139963654 gene encoding uncharacterized protein, with translation MPVLDGLNKSCSQERTDAVSSLDISKEVDELVNRISQTLQLKAQQKLRVKRVKSVRKAFHPYEIPNEQAVHKMERTRSSPNRECPTTNSTFRDNLTVRCRRSIKYDTKYPTDPHELLRSLLREGSLVKEAVQRLKDRQPHSSKVSVSEETELRFR, from the coding sequence ATGCCTGTTTTGGATGGATTAAACAAAAGTTGTAGTCAGGAGAGGACCGATGCCGTTTCATCTTTAGACATTTCCAAAGAAGTTGATGAATTGGTTAACCGGATATCACAAACGTTACAACTCAAAGCCCAACAAAAGCTACGGGTCAAGCGAGTTAAGAGTGTTAGGAAAGCCTTTCATCCTTATGAAATTCCAAACGAACAAGCCGTTCATAAAATGGAAAGAACTCGATCCAGCCCGAACAGGGAATGTCCAACTACAAATAGCACTTTTCGCGATAATTTGACAGTCAGGTGCCGTCGTTCAATAAAATACGACACAAAGTACCCAACAGATCCACACGAACTCCTCAGATCTTTGCTGCGTGAAGGATCTCTTGTAAAGGAAGCAGTacaaagattgaaagacagacaACCTCATTCATCAAAAGTATCAGTTTCGGAAGAAACAGAATTGCGATTCAGATAG